The Papio anubis isolate 15944 chromosome 5, Panubis1.0, whole genome shotgun sequence genome has a segment encoding these proteins:
- the LTC4S gene encoding leukotriene C4 synthase, which yields MKDEVALLATVTLLGVLLQAYFSLQVISARRAFRVSPPLTTGPPEFERVYRAQVNCSEYFPLFLATLWVAGIFFHEGAAALCGLVYLFARLRYFQGYARSAQLRLAPLYASARALWLLVALAVLGLLAHFLPAALRAALLGRLRTLLPWA from the exons ATGAAGGACGAGGTAGCTCTACTGGCCACCGTCACCCTCCTGGGAGTCCTGCTGCAAG cctacTTCTCCCTGCAGGTGATCTCGGCGCGCAGGGCCTTCCGCGTGTCGCCGCCGCTCACCACCGGCCCACCGGAGTTCGAGCGCGTCTACCGAGCCCA GGTGAACTGCAGCGAGTACTTCCCGCTATTCCTCGCCACGCTCTGGGTCGCCGGCATCTTCTTTCATGAAG GGGCGGCGGCGCTGTGCGGCCTGGTCTACCTGTTCGCGCGCCTCCGCTACTTCCAGGGCTACGCCCGCTCCGCGCAGCTCAG GCTGGCACCCCTGTACGCGAGCGCGCGCGCCCTCTGGCTGCTGGTGGCGCTGGCTGTGCTCGGCCTGCTCGCCCACTTCCTCCCGGCCGCGCTGCGCGCCGCGCTCCTCGGACGGCTGCGGACGTTGCTGCCGTGGGCCTGA